From Scatophagus argus isolate fScaArg1 chromosome 2, fScaArg1.pri, whole genome shotgun sequence, a single genomic window includes:
- the LOC124069757 gene encoding centrosomal protein of 95 kDa-like isoform X3, producing MGTQEEERDWVDVANDLLTKCHVNLRLKKLTDCDANVFITLYENILGEKVPDYIAAPCSQEADVHNTQSVIDSLSLDYLQISLSHITGENIVRGDKKSIKNLLEIFDGLLEYLKEEISEESQNGEELNEGLSQDVPDEAKEPTNCDATKHKKTKLDGEASTSSGESTVRSSKHSLHSWNAEEMGSASELIGLGVSARTFTAKQENAVTAVGPLDAQGTPLAEPLHSAIALQPPNQSHTPHRPDTDPQSPSQPPTADGFNQGHAGEESAPVPTETSRPPAETVVTNGLQSPPLLQSPTVSEEFLSMQQRARTEVEGEALENITAAQDNILLTTAALSQPQPTNGGPRRVLFRTQPDVLFLTLQDEMAAASPSPTDTEEEEQDEEDLSCTRIHSDRRISHNNRAGLRRNRLEEDSFREPLSYRRQRNKQAEEELHHISEKLSHRLEELDQMLKRVLSESGESTEVREEDKQSHHSDGIMECRKTPRQQTVSGTPEAESTHRTRSLSPSPPPVRRFLQGQLEDTTAEALNLDDGKQQNLTTLDHSRQEEVHHRPSHRKHNKYLQNKAYKKELKKYEDKERADLDKARLKAQEAERQYREAILGDVSQAALTKAQQKSQPNTQTTPGRKWQEAPKKAPSMKVKENELLPVLLEELPHLHISPHALGRMWEQQMQQVDRLHALSSSHSQRHNKLSSQVEEAQRKHDLLVEIIRKEKDHNKRLRDFKERIQQQKSTQNRLREQRQQVARAKKYYNDYHVQHRARLMRARTKEERMFRQLFEEGLELQKVRLREQRAYAREQRLEHQRRHQDYIKSMENYYKDQFSLLAEKLAQERQEIQVRKKAQEKALLKMKRELRSRMEREIGELQKIIIQNDEDDYFQDLEVQRLRNRVQMASFQYNTSYLH from the exons ATGGGAAcccaggaggaggagagag attggGTAGATGTGGCAAATGATCTACTCACCAAGTGTCACGTAAACCTCAGACTGaagaaactgactgactgtgatgcaaatgttttcatcaccCTGTATGAGAACATCTTGGGGGAGAAAGTCCCAG aTTACATTGCAGCACCATGCAGTCAAGAGGCTGATGTCCATAATACTCAGTCTGTGATTGATTCACTGTCCCTGGATTACCTTCAGATCAGCCTCTCACACATTACAG GAGAAAATATTGTCAGAGGGGACAAAAAGTCTATCAAGAACCTCCTGGAAATCTTCGATGGCCTCCTGGAATATCTCAAGGAAGAGATAAGTGAGGAGTCGCAGAATGGTG AGGAACTGAATGAAGGTCTCAGTCAGGATGTTCCGGATGAAGCCAAGGAGCCAACAAATTGCGATGCCACAAAGCACAAGAAGACTAAACTGGATGGAGAGGCCTCAACTTCCAGTGGAGA GTCCACTGTCCGCTCCAGCAAACATTCCCTCCATTCTTGGAATGCTGAGGAGATGGGATCAGCTAGTGAGCTCATTGGGCTGGGAGTCTCGGCACGTACATTTACAGCCAAGCAAGAAA ATGCAGTCACCGCCGTTGGTCCTTTGGATGCCCAGGGCACTCCACTGGCTGAACCGCTGCACTCAGCCATCGCATTGCAGCCACCCAACCAGAGCCACACCCCCCACAGACCTGACACAGACCCACAATCACCCAGCCAACCTCCCACAGCTGATGGCTTCAACCAAGGACATGCAGGGGAAGAATCTGCTCCTGTCCCTACAGAG ACCTCTAGACCACCAGCTGAGACAGTTGTCACCAATGGGCTACAGTCCCCCCCACTTTTACAGTCTCCTA CTGTGAGTGAGGAGTTTTTGTCCATGCAGCAAAGAGCCAGGACAGAAGTGGAGGGGGAGGCACTGGAG aaCATAACCGCTGCGCAAGATAACATTCTCTTGACCACAGCTGCTCTCTCTCAACCGCAG CCAACCAACGGGGGCCCCAGGAGGGTTTTATTCCGCACCCAGCCAGATGTCCTTTTCCTCACCCTGCAGGATGAGATGGCAGCCGCATCCCCTTCTCCAACAGACactgaagaggaagaacaagatGAGGAGGATCTGAGTTGCACACGAATACACTCAGACAGAAGAATAAGCCACAATAATAGGGCAGGCTTACG CAGGAacaggctggaggaggacagCTTTCGGGAGCCTCTGTCGTACCGCAGACAGAGGAACAAGCAAGCAGAAGAGGAACTGCATCACATATCTGAGAAACTCTCCCATCGACTTGAGGAACTTGATCag ATGCTTAAACGAGTTCTGAGTGAAAGTGGAGAGTCCACTGAAGTCAGAGAAGAGGACAAGCAGTCTCACCACAGTGATGGCATCATGGAGTGTCGCAAGACTCCCAGACAACAAACAG TTTCAGGTACACCTGAGGCTGAATCCACCCACCGGACACGCTCCTTGTCTCCCTCACCTCCACCAGTTCGACGCTTCCTGCAGGGACAGTTAGAAGACACCACGGCAGAGGCCTTGAATCTGGATGATGGCAAACAACAAAATCTCACAACTTTGGATCATTCAAGGCAAGAAGAGGTGCACCATAGACCGTctcacaggaaacacaacaag TATCTGCAGAATAAGGCCTATAAGAAGGAGTTAAAGAAATACGAAGACAAAGAGCGGGCAGATCTAGACAAGGCACGGCTCAAAGCTCAGGAAGCC GAGCGACAGTACAGAGAGGCCATTCTAGGGGATGTTTCTCAAGCCGCCTTAACGAAGGCCCAGCAGAAGTCACAACCTAACACACAAACCACACCAGGCCGCAAATGGCAGGAGGCCCCCAAGAAAGCTCCATCAA tgaaagTAAAAGAGAATGAGCTCCTGCCTGTGCTCTTGGAAGAGTTGCCTCATCTTCACATCTCCCCTCATGCCCTGGGTCGGATGTGGGAGCAGCAGATGCAGCAGGTGGATAGACTCCATGCACTGTCGTCTTCCCATAGCCAGCGTCACAACAAACTCTCCAGCCAG GTGGAGGAAGCCCAGAGGAAACATGACCTGTTGGTGGAGATAATCCGCAAAGAAAAGGACCACAACAAGCGTCTG agGGACTTCAAAGAACGCATCCAGCAGCAGAAGTCAACCCAGAACAGACTGAGGGAACAGAGACAGCAGGTAGCACGCGCCAAGAAATACTACAACGACTACCACGTCCAGCATCGTGCCCGCCTGATGAGGGCACGCACCAAGGAAGAAAGG aTGTTTCGGCAGCTGTTTGAGGAAGGTTTGGAGCTACAGAAAGTCCGGTTACGAGAGCAGAGAGCCTATGCTAGGGAGCAGCGGCTGGAACATCAGAGGCGACACCAGGATTATATCAAATCCATGGAGAACTACTACAAAGACCAA ttttcactACTAGCTGAAAAGCTTGCACAAGAGCGACAGGAGATCCAGGTTCGGAAAAAAGCTCAAGAAAAG GCTCTGCTGAAGATGAAGCGAGAGCTGCGTTCCAGGATGGAGCGTGAGATTGGTGAACTGCAGAAGATCATCATCCAGAATGACGAAGATGATTATTTTCAAGATCTGGAGGTCCAGAGGTTGCGCAATCGGGTCCAGATGGCTTCCTTCCAGTACAACACTAGCTATCTGCACTGA
- the LOC124069757 gene encoding centrosomal protein of 95 kDa-like isoform X2 encodes MGTQEEERDWVDVANDLLTKCHVNLRLKKLTDCDANVFITLYENILGEKVPDYIAAPCSQEADVHNTQSVIDSLSLDYLQISLSHITGENIVRGDKKSIKNLLEIFDGLLEYLKEEISEESQNGEELNEGLSQDVPDEAKEPTNCDATKHKKTKLDGEASTSSGESTVRSSKHSLHSWNAEEMGSASELIGLGVSARTFTAKQETDAVTAVGPLDAQGTPLAEPLHSAIALQPPNQSHTPHRPDTDPQSPSQPPTADGFNQGHAGEESAPVPTETSRPPAETVVTNGLQSPPLLQSPTVSEEFLSMQQRARTEVEGEALENITAAQDNILLTTAALSQPQPTNGGPRRVLFRTQPDVLFLTLQDEMAAASPSPTDTEEEEQDEEDLSCTRIHSDRRISHNNRAGLRNRLEEDSFREPLSYRRQRNKQAEEELHHISEKLSHRLEELDQMLKRVLSESGESTEVREEDKQSHHSDGIMECRKTPRQQTVSGTPEAESTHRTRSLSPSPPPVRRFLQGQLEDTTAEALNLDDGKQQNLTTLDHSRQEEVHHRPSHRKHNKYLQNKAYKKELKKYEDKERADLDKARLKAQEAERQYREAILGDVSQAALTKAQQKSQPNTQTTPGRKWQEAPKKAPSMKVKENELLPVLLEELPHLHISPHALGRMWEQQMQQVDRLHALSSSHSQRHNKLSSQVEEAQRKHDLLVEIIRKEKDHNKRLRDFKERIQQQKSTQNRLREQRQQVARAKKYYNDYHVQHRARLMRARTKEERMFRQLFEEGLELQKVRLREQRAYAREQRLEHQRRHQDYIKSMENYYKDQFSLLAEKLAQERQEIQVRKKAQEKALLKMKRELRSRMEREIGELQKIIIQNDEDDYFQDLEVQRLRNRVQMASFQYNTSYLH; translated from the exons ATGGGAAcccaggaggaggagagag attggGTAGATGTGGCAAATGATCTACTCACCAAGTGTCACGTAAACCTCAGACTGaagaaactgactgactgtgatgcaaatgttttcatcaccCTGTATGAGAACATCTTGGGGGAGAAAGTCCCAG aTTACATTGCAGCACCATGCAGTCAAGAGGCTGATGTCCATAATACTCAGTCTGTGATTGATTCACTGTCCCTGGATTACCTTCAGATCAGCCTCTCACACATTACAG GAGAAAATATTGTCAGAGGGGACAAAAAGTCTATCAAGAACCTCCTGGAAATCTTCGATGGCCTCCTGGAATATCTCAAGGAAGAGATAAGTGAGGAGTCGCAGAATGGTG AGGAACTGAATGAAGGTCTCAGTCAGGATGTTCCGGATGAAGCCAAGGAGCCAACAAATTGCGATGCCACAAAGCACAAGAAGACTAAACTGGATGGAGAGGCCTCAACTTCCAGTGGAGA GTCCACTGTCCGCTCCAGCAAACATTCCCTCCATTCTTGGAATGCTGAGGAGATGGGATCAGCTAGTGAGCTCATTGGGCTGGGAGTCTCGGCACGTACATTTACAGCCAAGCAAGAAA CAGATGCAGTCACCGCCGTTGGTCCTTTGGATGCCCAGGGCACTCCACTGGCTGAACCGCTGCACTCAGCCATCGCATTGCAGCCACCCAACCAGAGCCACACCCCCCACAGACCTGACACAGACCCACAATCACCCAGCCAACCTCCCACAGCTGATGGCTTCAACCAAGGACATGCAGGGGAAGAATCTGCTCCTGTCCCTACAGAG ACCTCTAGACCACCAGCTGAGACAGTTGTCACCAATGGGCTACAGTCCCCCCCACTTTTACAGTCTCCTA CTGTGAGTGAGGAGTTTTTGTCCATGCAGCAAAGAGCCAGGACAGAAGTGGAGGGGGAGGCACTGGAG aaCATAACCGCTGCGCAAGATAACATTCTCTTGACCACAGCTGCTCTCTCTCAACCGCAG CCAACCAACGGGGGCCCCAGGAGGGTTTTATTCCGCACCCAGCCAGATGTCCTTTTCCTCACCCTGCAGGATGAGATGGCAGCCGCATCCCCTTCTCCAACAGACactgaagaggaagaacaagatGAGGAGGATCTGAGTTGCACACGAATACACTCAGACAGAAGAATAAGCCACAATAATAGGGCAGGCTTACG GAacaggctggaggaggacagCTTTCGGGAGCCTCTGTCGTACCGCAGACAGAGGAACAAGCAAGCAGAAGAGGAACTGCATCACATATCTGAGAAACTCTCCCATCGACTTGAGGAACTTGATCag ATGCTTAAACGAGTTCTGAGTGAAAGTGGAGAGTCCACTGAAGTCAGAGAAGAGGACAAGCAGTCTCACCACAGTGATGGCATCATGGAGTGTCGCAAGACTCCCAGACAACAAACAG TTTCAGGTACACCTGAGGCTGAATCCACCCACCGGACACGCTCCTTGTCTCCCTCACCTCCACCAGTTCGACGCTTCCTGCAGGGACAGTTAGAAGACACCACGGCAGAGGCCTTGAATCTGGATGATGGCAAACAACAAAATCTCACAACTTTGGATCATTCAAGGCAAGAAGAGGTGCACCATAGACCGTctcacaggaaacacaacaag TATCTGCAGAATAAGGCCTATAAGAAGGAGTTAAAGAAATACGAAGACAAAGAGCGGGCAGATCTAGACAAGGCACGGCTCAAAGCTCAGGAAGCC GAGCGACAGTACAGAGAGGCCATTCTAGGGGATGTTTCTCAAGCCGCCTTAACGAAGGCCCAGCAGAAGTCACAACCTAACACACAAACCACACCAGGCCGCAAATGGCAGGAGGCCCCCAAGAAAGCTCCATCAA tgaaagTAAAAGAGAATGAGCTCCTGCCTGTGCTCTTGGAAGAGTTGCCTCATCTTCACATCTCCCCTCATGCCCTGGGTCGGATGTGGGAGCAGCAGATGCAGCAGGTGGATAGACTCCATGCACTGTCGTCTTCCCATAGCCAGCGTCACAACAAACTCTCCAGCCAG GTGGAGGAAGCCCAGAGGAAACATGACCTGTTGGTGGAGATAATCCGCAAAGAAAAGGACCACAACAAGCGTCTG agGGACTTCAAAGAACGCATCCAGCAGCAGAAGTCAACCCAGAACAGACTGAGGGAACAGAGACAGCAGGTAGCACGCGCCAAGAAATACTACAACGACTACCACGTCCAGCATCGTGCCCGCCTGATGAGGGCACGCACCAAGGAAGAAAGG aTGTTTCGGCAGCTGTTTGAGGAAGGTTTGGAGCTACAGAAAGTCCGGTTACGAGAGCAGAGAGCCTATGCTAGGGAGCAGCGGCTGGAACATCAGAGGCGACACCAGGATTATATCAAATCCATGGAGAACTACTACAAAGACCAA ttttcactACTAGCTGAAAAGCTTGCACAAGAGCGACAGGAGATCCAGGTTCGGAAAAAAGCTCAAGAAAAG GCTCTGCTGAAGATGAAGCGAGAGCTGCGTTCCAGGATGGAGCGTGAGATTGGTGAACTGCAGAAGATCATCATCCAGAATGACGAAGATGATTATTTTCAAGATCTGGAGGTCCAGAGGTTGCGCAATCGGGTCCAGATGGCTTCCTTCCAGTACAACACTAGCTATCTGCACTGA
- the LOC124069757 gene encoding centrosomal protein of 95 kDa-like isoform X4, whose product MGTQEEERDWVDVANDLLTKCHVNLRLKKLTDCDANVFITLYENILGEKVPDYIAAPCSQEADVHNTQSVIDSLSLDYLQISLSHITGENIVRGDKKSIKNLLEIFDGLLEYLKEEISEESQNGEELNEGLSQDVPDEAKEPTNCDATKHKKTKLDGEASTSSGESTVRSSKHSLHSWNAEEMGSASELIGLGVSARTFTAKQETDAVTAVGPLDAQGTPLAEPLHSAIALQPPNQSHTPHRPDTDPQSPSQPPTADGFNQGHAGEESAPVPTETSRPPAETVVTNGLQSPPLLQSPTVSEEFLSMQQRARTEVEGEALENITAAQDNILLTTAALSQPQPTNGGPRRVLFRTQPDVLFLTLQDEMAAASPSPTDTEEEEQDEEDLSCTRIHSDRRISHNNRAGLRRNRLEEDSFREPLSYRRQRNKQAEEELHHISEKLSHRLEELDQMLKRVLSESGESTEVREEDKQSHHSDGIMECRKTPRQQTGTPEAESTHRTRSLSPSPPPVRRFLQGQLEDTTAEALNLDDGKQQNLTTLDHSRQEEVHHRPSHRKHNKYLQNKAYKKELKKYEDKERADLDKARLKAQEAERQYREAILGDVSQAALTKAQQKSQPNTQTTPGRKWQEAPKKAPSMKVKENELLPVLLEELPHLHISPHALGRMWEQQMQQVDRLHALSSSHSQRHNKLSSQVEEAQRKHDLLVEIIRKEKDHNKRLRDFKERIQQQKSTQNRLREQRQQVARAKKYYNDYHVQHRARLMRARTKEERMFRQLFEEGLELQKVRLREQRAYAREQRLEHQRRHQDYIKSMENYYKDQFSLLAEKLAQERQEIQVRKKAQEKALLKMKRELRSRMEREIGELQKIIIQNDEDDYFQDLEVQRLRNRVQMASFQYNTSYLH is encoded by the exons ATGGGAAcccaggaggaggagagag attggGTAGATGTGGCAAATGATCTACTCACCAAGTGTCACGTAAACCTCAGACTGaagaaactgactgactgtgatgcaaatgttttcatcaccCTGTATGAGAACATCTTGGGGGAGAAAGTCCCAG aTTACATTGCAGCACCATGCAGTCAAGAGGCTGATGTCCATAATACTCAGTCTGTGATTGATTCACTGTCCCTGGATTACCTTCAGATCAGCCTCTCACACATTACAG GAGAAAATATTGTCAGAGGGGACAAAAAGTCTATCAAGAACCTCCTGGAAATCTTCGATGGCCTCCTGGAATATCTCAAGGAAGAGATAAGTGAGGAGTCGCAGAATGGTG AGGAACTGAATGAAGGTCTCAGTCAGGATGTTCCGGATGAAGCCAAGGAGCCAACAAATTGCGATGCCACAAAGCACAAGAAGACTAAACTGGATGGAGAGGCCTCAACTTCCAGTGGAGA GTCCACTGTCCGCTCCAGCAAACATTCCCTCCATTCTTGGAATGCTGAGGAGATGGGATCAGCTAGTGAGCTCATTGGGCTGGGAGTCTCGGCACGTACATTTACAGCCAAGCAAGAAA CAGATGCAGTCACCGCCGTTGGTCCTTTGGATGCCCAGGGCACTCCACTGGCTGAACCGCTGCACTCAGCCATCGCATTGCAGCCACCCAACCAGAGCCACACCCCCCACAGACCTGACACAGACCCACAATCACCCAGCCAACCTCCCACAGCTGATGGCTTCAACCAAGGACATGCAGGGGAAGAATCTGCTCCTGTCCCTACAGAG ACCTCTAGACCACCAGCTGAGACAGTTGTCACCAATGGGCTACAGTCCCCCCCACTTTTACAGTCTCCTA CTGTGAGTGAGGAGTTTTTGTCCATGCAGCAAAGAGCCAGGACAGAAGTGGAGGGGGAGGCACTGGAG aaCATAACCGCTGCGCAAGATAACATTCTCTTGACCACAGCTGCTCTCTCTCAACCGCAG CCAACCAACGGGGGCCCCAGGAGGGTTTTATTCCGCACCCAGCCAGATGTCCTTTTCCTCACCCTGCAGGATGAGATGGCAGCCGCATCCCCTTCTCCAACAGACactgaagaggaagaacaagatGAGGAGGATCTGAGTTGCACACGAATACACTCAGACAGAAGAATAAGCCACAATAATAGGGCAGGCTTACG CAGGAacaggctggaggaggacagCTTTCGGGAGCCTCTGTCGTACCGCAGACAGAGGAACAAGCAAGCAGAAGAGGAACTGCATCACATATCTGAGAAACTCTCCCATCGACTTGAGGAACTTGATCag ATGCTTAAACGAGTTCTGAGTGAAAGTGGAGAGTCCACTGAAGTCAGAGAAGAGGACAAGCAGTCTCACCACAGTGATGGCATCATGGAGTGTCGCAAGACTCCCAGACAACAAACAG GTACACCTGAGGCTGAATCCACCCACCGGACACGCTCCTTGTCTCCCTCACCTCCACCAGTTCGACGCTTCCTGCAGGGACAGTTAGAAGACACCACGGCAGAGGCCTTGAATCTGGATGATGGCAAACAACAAAATCTCACAACTTTGGATCATTCAAGGCAAGAAGAGGTGCACCATAGACCGTctcacaggaaacacaacaag TATCTGCAGAATAAGGCCTATAAGAAGGAGTTAAAGAAATACGAAGACAAAGAGCGGGCAGATCTAGACAAGGCACGGCTCAAAGCTCAGGAAGCC GAGCGACAGTACAGAGAGGCCATTCTAGGGGATGTTTCTCAAGCCGCCTTAACGAAGGCCCAGCAGAAGTCACAACCTAACACACAAACCACACCAGGCCGCAAATGGCAGGAGGCCCCCAAGAAAGCTCCATCAA tgaaagTAAAAGAGAATGAGCTCCTGCCTGTGCTCTTGGAAGAGTTGCCTCATCTTCACATCTCCCCTCATGCCCTGGGTCGGATGTGGGAGCAGCAGATGCAGCAGGTGGATAGACTCCATGCACTGTCGTCTTCCCATAGCCAGCGTCACAACAAACTCTCCAGCCAG GTGGAGGAAGCCCAGAGGAAACATGACCTGTTGGTGGAGATAATCCGCAAAGAAAAGGACCACAACAAGCGTCTG agGGACTTCAAAGAACGCATCCAGCAGCAGAAGTCAACCCAGAACAGACTGAGGGAACAGAGACAGCAGGTAGCACGCGCCAAGAAATACTACAACGACTACCACGTCCAGCATCGTGCCCGCCTGATGAGGGCACGCACCAAGGAAGAAAGG aTGTTTCGGCAGCTGTTTGAGGAAGGTTTGGAGCTACAGAAAGTCCGGTTACGAGAGCAGAGAGCCTATGCTAGGGAGCAGCGGCTGGAACATCAGAGGCGACACCAGGATTATATCAAATCCATGGAGAACTACTACAAAGACCAA ttttcactACTAGCTGAAAAGCTTGCACAAGAGCGACAGGAGATCCAGGTTCGGAAAAAAGCTCAAGAAAAG GCTCTGCTGAAGATGAAGCGAGAGCTGCGTTCCAGGATGGAGCGTGAGATTGGTGAACTGCAGAAGATCATCATCCAGAATGACGAAGATGATTATTTTCAAGATCTGGAGGTCCAGAGGTTGCGCAATCGGGTCCAGATGGCTTCCTTCCAGTACAACACTAGCTATCTGCACTGA
- the LOC124069757 gene encoding centrosomal protein of 95 kDa-like isoform X5, which produces MGTQEEERDWVDVANDLLTKCHVNLRLKKLTDCDANVFITLYENILGEKVPDYIAAPCSQEADVHNTQSVIDSLSLDYLQISLSHITGENIVRGDKKSIKNLLEIFDGLLEYLKEEISEESQNGEELNEGLSQDVPDEAKEPTNCDATKHKKTKLDGEASTSSGESTVRSSKHSLHSWNAEEMGSASELIGLGVSARTFTAKQETDAVTAVGPLDAQGTPLAEPLHSAIALQPPNQSHTPHRPDTDPQSPSQPPTADGFNQGHAGEESAPVPTETSRPPAETVVTNGLQSPPLLQSPTVSEEFLSMQQRARTEVEGEALENITAAQDNILLTTAALSQPQPTNGGPRRVLFRTQPDVLFLTLQDEMAAASPSPTDTEEEEQDEEDLSCTRIHSDRRISHNNRAGLRRNRLEEDSFREPLSYRRQRNKQAEEELHHISEKLSHRLEELDQMLKRVLSESGESTEVREEDKQSHHSDGIMECRKTPRQQTVSGTPEAESTHRTRSLSPSPPPVRRFLQGQLEDTTAEALNLDDGKQQNLTTLDHSRQEEYLQNKAYKKELKKYEDKERADLDKARLKAQEAERQYREAILGDVSQAALTKAQQKSQPNTQTTPGRKWQEAPKKAPSMKVKENELLPVLLEELPHLHISPHALGRMWEQQMQQVDRLHALSSSHSQRHNKLSSQVEEAQRKHDLLVEIIRKEKDHNKRLRDFKERIQQQKSTQNRLREQRQQVARAKKYYNDYHVQHRARLMRARTKEERMFRQLFEEGLELQKVRLREQRAYAREQRLEHQRRHQDYIKSMENYYKDQFSLLAEKLAQERQEIQVRKKAQEKALLKMKRELRSRMEREIGELQKIIIQNDEDDYFQDLEVQRLRNRVQMASFQYNTSYLH; this is translated from the exons ATGGGAAcccaggaggaggagagag attggGTAGATGTGGCAAATGATCTACTCACCAAGTGTCACGTAAACCTCAGACTGaagaaactgactgactgtgatgcaaatgttttcatcaccCTGTATGAGAACATCTTGGGGGAGAAAGTCCCAG aTTACATTGCAGCACCATGCAGTCAAGAGGCTGATGTCCATAATACTCAGTCTGTGATTGATTCACTGTCCCTGGATTACCTTCAGATCAGCCTCTCACACATTACAG GAGAAAATATTGTCAGAGGGGACAAAAAGTCTATCAAGAACCTCCTGGAAATCTTCGATGGCCTCCTGGAATATCTCAAGGAAGAGATAAGTGAGGAGTCGCAGAATGGTG AGGAACTGAATGAAGGTCTCAGTCAGGATGTTCCGGATGAAGCCAAGGAGCCAACAAATTGCGATGCCACAAAGCACAAGAAGACTAAACTGGATGGAGAGGCCTCAACTTCCAGTGGAGA GTCCACTGTCCGCTCCAGCAAACATTCCCTCCATTCTTGGAATGCTGAGGAGATGGGATCAGCTAGTGAGCTCATTGGGCTGGGAGTCTCGGCACGTACATTTACAGCCAAGCAAGAAA CAGATGCAGTCACCGCCGTTGGTCCTTTGGATGCCCAGGGCACTCCACTGGCTGAACCGCTGCACTCAGCCATCGCATTGCAGCCACCCAACCAGAGCCACACCCCCCACAGACCTGACACAGACCCACAATCACCCAGCCAACCTCCCACAGCTGATGGCTTCAACCAAGGACATGCAGGGGAAGAATCTGCTCCTGTCCCTACAGAG ACCTCTAGACCACCAGCTGAGACAGTTGTCACCAATGGGCTACAGTCCCCCCCACTTTTACAGTCTCCTA CTGTGAGTGAGGAGTTTTTGTCCATGCAGCAAAGAGCCAGGACAGAAGTGGAGGGGGAGGCACTGGAG aaCATAACCGCTGCGCAAGATAACATTCTCTTGACCACAGCTGCTCTCTCTCAACCGCAG CCAACCAACGGGGGCCCCAGGAGGGTTTTATTCCGCACCCAGCCAGATGTCCTTTTCCTCACCCTGCAGGATGAGATGGCAGCCGCATCCCCTTCTCCAACAGACactgaagaggaagaacaagatGAGGAGGATCTGAGTTGCACACGAATACACTCAGACAGAAGAATAAGCCACAATAATAGGGCAGGCTTACG CAGGAacaggctggaggaggacagCTTTCGGGAGCCTCTGTCGTACCGCAGACAGAGGAACAAGCAAGCAGAAGAGGAACTGCATCACATATCTGAGAAACTCTCCCATCGACTTGAGGAACTTGATCag ATGCTTAAACGAGTTCTGAGTGAAAGTGGAGAGTCCACTGAAGTCAGAGAAGAGGACAAGCAGTCTCACCACAGTGATGGCATCATGGAGTGTCGCAAGACTCCCAGACAACAAACAG TTTCAGGTACACCTGAGGCTGAATCCACCCACCGGACACGCTCCTTGTCTCCCTCACCTCCACCAGTTCGACGCTTCCTGCAGGGACAGTTAGAAGACACCACGGCAGAGGCCTTGAATCTGGATGATGGCAAACAACAAAATCTCACAACTTTGGATCATTCAAGGCAAGAAGAG TATCTGCAGAATAAGGCCTATAAGAAGGAGTTAAAGAAATACGAAGACAAAGAGCGGGCAGATCTAGACAAGGCACGGCTCAAAGCTCAGGAAGCC GAGCGACAGTACAGAGAGGCCATTCTAGGGGATGTTTCTCAAGCCGCCTTAACGAAGGCCCAGCAGAAGTCACAACCTAACACACAAACCACACCAGGCCGCAAATGGCAGGAGGCCCCCAAGAAAGCTCCATCAA tgaaagTAAAAGAGAATGAGCTCCTGCCTGTGCTCTTGGAAGAGTTGCCTCATCTTCACATCTCCCCTCATGCCCTGGGTCGGATGTGGGAGCAGCAGATGCAGCAGGTGGATAGACTCCATGCACTGTCGTCTTCCCATAGCCAGCGTCACAACAAACTCTCCAGCCAG GTGGAGGAAGCCCAGAGGAAACATGACCTGTTGGTGGAGATAATCCGCAAAGAAAAGGACCACAACAAGCGTCTG agGGACTTCAAAGAACGCATCCAGCAGCAGAAGTCAACCCAGAACAGACTGAGGGAACAGAGACAGCAGGTAGCACGCGCCAAGAAATACTACAACGACTACCACGTCCAGCATCGTGCCCGCCTGATGAGGGCACGCACCAAGGAAGAAAGG aTGTTTCGGCAGCTGTTTGAGGAAGGTTTGGAGCTACAGAAAGTCCGGTTACGAGAGCAGAGAGCCTATGCTAGGGAGCAGCGGCTGGAACATCAGAGGCGACACCAGGATTATATCAAATCCATGGAGAACTACTACAAAGACCAA ttttcactACTAGCTGAAAAGCTTGCACAAGAGCGACAGGAGATCCAGGTTCGGAAAAAAGCTCAAGAAAAG GCTCTGCTGAAGATGAAGCGAGAGCTGCGTTCCAGGATGGAGCGTGAGATTGGTGAACTGCAGAAGATCATCATCCAGAATGACGAAGATGATTATTTTCAAGATCTGGAGGTCCAGAGGTTGCGCAATCGGGTCCAGATGGCTTCCTTCCAGTACAACACTAGCTATCTGCACTGA